TATACAAACAGGAGTGCTTAATCTAGTGAACTTTTTGTCAAGATTCTCACTTTGCCTCATGGAAAAATGAAACTAGTGGTCACAGTCtagtttttttagtgtttttctgGTAACATTTCTGGTCTTAGTTAAGTTTGAAACTTTGAAATTTCTCAGACTCATTTTGACCTGGATAACTATGGAGAGCAAGAAAGAGAATGCAATTTTAGTATTCAACAGTATTTCCAGTATCAGCTTAGCATCTGTTGGCCGataagtttgacatctgtagCCGATAAGTTTGTCAAGAAACTACATTTAAGATCATGTCCTTATAATGGAGAGTGTATGCTCATTGTGATATACATTGCCTATAACTCAATTGCAGTAGCATATGAAATGTGTATTTGCCAAATAAAAGGTTTCTGACCTGTTTTAACTGCAGCCATAAAGCTCTGTACCCTCTTTTAATAAAGCCTAGCTATGGAGAGTGGCAGGTAAGTGGCAGGTAGTAAGGTGTGGATTTATTAAAGGCAATGTTaaacaattttatttgctatttaTGATGAGAGTGGGGTTGCACTAGACATGATCTACTCTTTTGCTACAATGCCACATAAATGTCTGCTTCTAAACAAAGGTCTGTTGGTATTGGTACTTGCACACAGATAGGAGGCTGAAGGATTGGGTACAGAGATTGGCTTTAAATGGATTTGGAGCAGTGCTATATTCATGTGGGCAGGAGGAGGGAGGCATATAGGCACCACCCCTCCCCTAACTTGCTCATCTCTATGACGCCGTAATGAAACCCTGTCTGTCTCAACTGCTGCACGTCTCAATGATGCACAAGTTTAGGAACAGTGGATGCAGGCCATAGTGGGGACATGTTAGTAGCACTTGCCCTATGACTAGCCTGCATCCACTgactctgcaccttgcaccagacCTTTTTATTCAgtgtgaggtgcagagtgcagacAGACTACAGGCAAAAGTGGCCTCTGCAAGAGCaagccccttagtgctcctgcacttCTAACCTGGGTTCTTAGTAAATAACCACTGAAGTATCTCCTCTGTATATTGGGAAATAAATGTAAGTATGCTGTaggatatatttttctttatgttgagcACAACAACAAAATACTCTTCACATTAGCAACATGTACTGGCTGTTTTCTCTTAAAAGGATTTGTTTTTAATTGGATGGGTAAACATGACAGAAAATATGTCATAGTATTATACTGATATTCTAAAAAGTAAAACaccttattatttaaaaatattttgatttattttatttaaaatatagttaTCTTGTTGGCACATAACTTTGTTGGTCAGACATACAACATATTTACAGACTTAAATTAAACAGAATTGATGAAATTATACAGTGGTAGAAATAAGGCTAGCATTAATATAGAAGGGACCAAAGGGGGAAAATACAATTGATTCTAGAATAGCTTTGAAAGATCTATATAAGGCTACTGCACACATCTCCTGCATGGGAAGATTTTAAATGTTTTCCTATAGAATGCAGTCACATGAGAAAGGCTTTCTGACTACTTCTGTTCTTTAGAGTGATGTGTTAAGGGGTCATTCATTTGTTGCACCCACCTAAAAGGGTATGTATACCATAAAATCACCAACATCAATATAAGACAGTAATACTAGATGGAAAAATACACAGGCTTTACTACACCTTTGAGCAACACgcacacacacagaaaaaaaatacgcAAAATACACACATGGTATCTGATGTCATGGCTAAGTACAGAAAATGTGCATGTTTTTTATGGGAAGTATCCTGACATTTATACTACTAGTTTACATTGAATGGCATGTGCAGTGTAGTATTATACATCAATaactgtatgtacaggtatgggatccgttatccggaaacccgttatccagaaagctccgaattacagaaaggacatctcccatacactccattataagcaaataattcaaatttttaaatatgatttccttttttctgtaataataaaacagaaccttgtacttgatcccaactgagatataattaatccttatctggaaaactccaggtcccgagcattctggataacaggtcccatacctgtactatgattaAATCATCCCATTTTTACAGAGAACCCTACTTGCTTAAATGATATGAAAACCCTAAAAACAAAGGAATGTAAAATTACTCAGAGTGCTCTtttaatcatcttttttttttttaaattaacattattattagacATTTCAGACAATAACTTGgtaacaaaaaatttttttccaaTCATTCCTTTTTAGAGTTTATACATCCTTtaacattctctctctctctctctctacaaatatatatatatatatatatatatatatatatatatacacatagctaTTAGCCACCTTAGATACCATTTAAGTTTCACCGTTGTCATCATTGTCAATTAATTTAAGGGTGTGGACATCAATATGTACAAATGCAAAATAAGAAATTTATCAAAAGCATCCACAAGGAAAACATTTATATGGGTGTCCCACAAACCAGGAGTTagtaatacttttattttttttataaatggatAAATCATACTTTGTTCCTTTATTATGTTTTCTTGTTTGCAAATACAATTCTCAACCAATATGGAATCAATGTACATGCAGTTTATGCCAAATCGTGGAATCTGTGGCTGTTTGCTATTAATCAGGCATCAGATTTACCGAAAGCTACTGCTTTGTTTTAGAGCTGCAAAATTTCTGCAGAGATAAACAacataaacaaaaacataaaacactTAACAGGGATAAGCATTATCTATACTCTATGCTAGATACTGTATGAAATTGATATTTGTGGATTTTCACCTTctgaattatatatttataaatatatttttttataaaacagcAGTTCCTTTATGGGCTTTATTCCTGAGTTCTAAACATTCATAACCACTTCAAGCTAACAACTATAAAGTCTTGAAGTACCTATTGCTTGTAATGATCACATCAACTACAGACCAGGATTATCAAAGAAAGCATTATTTTAAAGACTGGACATCTGGGGTTCATAGCAATTGTAATAGCTTTAGTCTGTTACTCAGTACCTAGTGGATCTGAAAGAATTGCAGCTACTAAAATTAttcagaaaaattcactgcataGGTGACACCTTGTATCGGGAGAAACAGATACAAATGTTGCAGgttttcttttgtatttgtaGTTTCAGCCATTATTTAGCCTGATTAAGTCATTTAATGGTGAAAATCTGCAATTTGGCTTTTTACTAAAGAAAATGACGTGCCCATGTAGCCATTTTCTAAACTCTTAATTGGAAATGTTACATTCTTTTTTTCTCAGATGATAATGCTTTCTGTGGGTTCTGTTTTTCTTCCTCTAGCTTCTTGCAGAGAGTATGTGGACCATTTCCTTCAAAAGAAGATGGGTTTTTGTAGGAGCCTCCTATTTTATCCCAAAGAGTAAAATATTGACCATAGTTGTAGTCAAAGAACAGGTGATGGTCAGTGTGATGGGCAGCACCATTAATAATGTGCTCAAGGAATTTAGGGACTCGATAATCTCCATCATGAATTGACACTGTCCAAATATTGACAAAAACATAGAGTCCAAGGTAGGTTACTTTGTGCAGGGGAAAAATAAATGGATATATATGGTATGGGAGAGACTGCATAAACCCATCTACTGGATGAAACGCATGACTAGCGAAGGGGGTTGTCACTTTCCAGAGGTGATGAGGTTTGTGAAAACGctgcaaaagaaaaacaataagtaCATAGTATTCTTAGCAAAAAAACTTCAACCCTAATGGGAATGTTTATCTTCcgcctttgaattaactttttgaCACAAacattgatattatgagacaatttgcaagtggTTTTCAGtttcttttcagttatttagcttttttctcaGCAGCTAGTTGGTAGGATCAATGGTTttaatgagacactggaatataaataagagggggactaaatagaaagttaAGATAGAAAGatcttataaaaagtaacaacaaattgtagcctcacaatagaacaatacatttttgtgtgccgggtcagtgacccctatttgaatgctggaaaaatCTTAACGGGGAAAGCAAATAgttagaaaactataaaaaataaataatgaagaccagttgcaaagttactATGAATAACACATAACtaggaataaaatatattattaacatatataaacatattaactaaaagttaactttaaggtgaaccaccccttaacttttagtatgatgtaaacaatggatctattattttttttgttccatATTAACAAGTGCGTTTCAGTTTAGcgtttaaccctttgcctgctaAGCACATACTATTACTGATTAGCTGATTGGGTGTTCTGACCACAAATCATATTGGTggatcaatattttttattttattttatagatttGCATAATTTTAATGTAGtaattgtattgcatttttagtCCTGTGCTATTGTTTGTTGTTTTAAGCacctttgcagtttggtagtttgtagtagaatatgtttttgcctaataaaagaaaaaataattctgagcaactttgcaatttacatttattacatatttgtgaTGGTTtggagttatttgtatatataattgctattcaAAGAAATATTTGGCCTTTTCTAGTCTCTGCCCTGGGGTCTCTGACTTATAAAACAATGCAACACAAGCCAGTAgatttgctggaggagactggcttctgcaacattgtttaaagttCTGCAAATGCTGCTTGTaagagcaattacatttaaagcaCTTAACATTGGTTATAACTtcatattgaaaagttgtttagaatcacgttttcttttattaggcatacatattttttgggttgacatgtcctttatcaGACCTATGAAGAATCATGCCAGGCATTGTGCTTCTAGGCTAGAGGAAAGCTGATTTTTTTCAacattgctttaaaggaacagtaacatcaaaaaattaaagcgttttaaagtaattaaaatattatgtgctgttgctctgcaaaaaactggtgtttttgctacagaaaagctactatataaataagctgctgtgtagccatgggggcagccattcaagctggaaaaaaggagaaaaggcacaggttacatagcagataactagtagataagccccatataatgggggtttatctgttatctgctaagtaacctgtgccttttctcctttgaatgggtccccccatggctacacagcagctaacttatataaactatagtagtctttctgaggcaaacacaccagttgtagcaatgcagggcaacagtacattatattgtaattacttttatacactttcattttttggtgttactgttcctttaagagtcaaaaacaagagtgtattatttacaaataacattaaaaccactaaaaatgttgaattaatgcagattggaaagctgcttagagctgcattttctttcattatgcaacctTTTATTTTTGAATGTACTTCACCAACATTTCAGAAGTATACAAGacaatgtaaaatttaaaaaaagcagtcAAAACTGTAATAGAGTACCTTGTAAAATAGCTTATGATGAAGAAATCTGTGAATCCAGTAAATGCACATATCCGTGAAGAACAGAAAAGAAAACATGCTGAAAATCACCCCAAACCatcctgttaaaaaaaattaaaaaaagtataagCAAGAATTTTCATTGCAGTTAAGTTTTGTTacttaacactatggggcagatttctcaaaatgtgagataagagctCATCAtggaaaaaatcacccactttcctGTGGGATTTTGAAAGTGTattaatcaaatggtgaactccaccttctacccactgataaatatgcaaataaaaatcGCATATTAAgagaatgtgggtgaattttccTGTAGTaaactttaatctcacattttgataaatgtgcccccatttATTCAGAAACTGTACAGAAACATAAACCAGTACCACATCAGACATTATTGAGAGCACCAGATATAGAGATCTAAGTTAGCTTGACCTGTGCAGAGAGATGCATTAAAACTATACGCATTGGTATTCCTCTGTAGGACAATTTATCGGCAAGTAGAGTTgattttccaaaatgtttttttaaataaaaatttataTGCACAATGTTGGCAACCCAAGAATTCTAGAATGACCGTTCATTCTGTATTTTACAGCACCATAGCAAGAAGGTTATATGGGGTTAATGGTGCCTATAACTTCAAAGCTACCACATTATTACTGGTCAGTAAGAAGGTACAAGTGGCCCCAGAATTACCTCTGACCCCCTAAGAtaccatggggctgattcactaaaggttgataacgcttatcgcattttgtttgcgttaaaaagcatgtgataattaagtcccgattcatccccattcaagtcattttgcatgcgttaagacgcatatcacatgcgcaaaaaaaactttatttacctcacattgcgttaattctcacatagtactaacgcatgattcacaaacacatatgaagcggtaaatgcgctaaatatcgcattagtctgtgcgaatattaacacctacttggggcaggcggtacttaaagaaaattgcggttcctgagcttttggcaacacaatatggactttgcagtgagatttattcaagtatgtgttggccctagagtgatgcatcctccagttttcaagTAAATGGTCATTTTCACAACAGAAAGAAACTTGATTTAAATGGCAGCCATTTAGCACAGGATAagtagtagataacagataagctctgaagAATCCCATTATATATGGCACAGTTTAACTGTTATCTGcgatgtaacctgtgccttttttaccttttccagtttgaatggctgtccccataactacacagcagcttgtttatataatctacagtagattttctgaagcaaacacaccatttGTACCAGTACTGGGcaatattatgttatattttaaaacactttatggtgttactgttcctttaagtcagtcAGTGACTTGAACAGTTATTGTTCAGatagtttgcttttaaacctgATTTAAAAGCAAAGTAACAAATCAGTGGTAACCCTTTTAGCTCACCTTTTAGTCACTGACTGCTTAACAGGCTAGAGAGATGCAAAGAAGGAAGTTGTGTTCTggatattatgttagacatctgtttactccagcctttatagattatattacTATACTGCCTATCTTTTAAAcggtttatttttacactgaacagtttctctaaaggggcagtaaacccccttttttaatgaatagggcttgtgccaaacATAACTCTTGCCCAatttttaaattaagaaatattaatggtttttattattttttgcactaaaaagttAAAATCTCATATTAGTCACATTCTAATTCCAATTTATacaagcacaataaaaaaaaattaactgtcAACTAAGAAGTTTTTCTGTATTAACAAACCACTCCCTGTCCTCAGCTGCACCCTTAGTCAGGCTTTGTGATAAGGAGCAGTtgattatacagagggcttctcagtagTCTGATTTGTTTTGACTTTGCTTGTAAGAACTGAAGTAGAATGTTACTTTGCCCTTTATAGttcaagaaattaaaaaaaaaaaaaaacatgcatattcTAAATAAAACAAGGCAAAAAGTACATTCAGCACAAGTACAATTCATTGAACCTATGCAAGAAAGAAGTCTCATTAACAGAATACTTGAGAAATAACATAAACCCATGCACATAGTATTCAGAACAATTAAttattattcaatattaaaaGTTGAAACAAGAAAAACAGACAAATATTTACCATATGGTGAACTATAAATGTCATCATAAAGTCTGCTGTATCCTCGCACTTCAGCAAAAAAAAGGGCAACAGTCGGTACACTTATCCATGGCATAGACTTTACAGAAAACATGATCTCCCGCCATACTTGATTCTAAAAGCAAATAGATAATAATTGTACATTACACTAATAATACAATCCTTACAATTTacacaaataaattaattttataaataaaaacaaaccaaaTTATACTGACTCACATAGTAGATACAGAGAACTTAAATATGTGTAGCTAAATCTGGCAGAGAAGATCCAGGATTCggctcaggattcagccaagaatCTGCCTTTTTTatcaggatttggctgaatccacgctcctggccaaaccgaatccaaaaaatcatgtgacttattgtcatgtaaacacggatCGGTATTTcagggattcagtgcatccctagttaataaTCTGAATGTCCCCAAAATATCTCATATGAATAGTCAATCTCTGGGACAATCACAGAAAAGTAGATGTTATGAATCAGTTTATTGGTTAGTCTGGAACTGCACAAGACTTTCACATGCAGACAAATGTAAGTAGCCCACCTTTAATTGTACTTTGGCAAATCTTTAAATTAAACTATAGAGCACTATGCCTGGtacttattttatgttttttagtggaccacaaaaaaatggtgtaaaatccaggaaaatgctAAATCGGGGAAATGCATTACATATTGGTGGGAccaaaaatgtgtgtaaatgaggCAATACTGAAAATCAGGGTTTGTAAAACTGAGGTTTCAGAAGCTGGAATCACACCAATTTGTGCAATTGCGACAAACATTAAATTGTGCAATTTTCAATTGTGACACACAAGTAACTTTTATGTATGCAGTGGCCATAAACATTTCTTGAAGGGCCATAAACAATCCATATTGTAATTTCAAAACCAATTGCAATTGGTTGTACAATGTGAACATTTTATGCTAATAGGATAAGTaagcccttttattttaaaataaattatcagCCCCCATAATGATATACCTCTCTCCCTCCAGTGAGTCTTTTGTAAGTTAAAAGCAGCAAACTGAAGCTTAAATCAATAACTTTCTTATCTAGCTTGAAGCTCTGCACCTTTTAGTATTCTGAGCTTTCCATCTCCTTTGAATAGGAAGAAATTAAAGAGATGTCTAGTGCCCAAGCTTATTTGATTTCCACTGGAGGGAGAAACAGCAGTCGTGCACAGTAGACAGCTCTTTGACCAACTTCCTTTTCAAAGGGTTGTAAAGAGTGCTCATATCTATACACTTGGGAGACAAAAACAATTATTCATTAAGAGAATAGCTAACACCTCAGGACAAGACACAACAGTCTATCTGCAGCTTaaggaaaagggacactcctttgagggcagcaatgtgcatattttggactgaaggaggccatttatgccaaactggaaaaacatCCCAGAACAGAGGAGGGGGGCTGTAATACAATCAGGGGGAAGTGAATCACCTTATTGTTTTCCACTGttcccagtttcaaggggaagttaattccatcattgttttctattacacatattctcaaggggaagttaatcccatcattgctttcttcATGTATAACGATTATTCTTGACTcagtcttggaaaacaataatatgtttaagtttcacttagggtgacaatgatggaattaacttccccttgaaactgggtacaCTGGAAAACAATAAGAtgattagcttccccttgaaaatgtgtcaaggtcaggctgtcactgactattctattctaaGCCTTGACAGATTAaacttgctgattttttttttggcaaaaaaaagttaacattaaaaaatgtagatCAGGAATTACAGCAGTTGTTTTCGAAAAAAAAATTTTGGGAGACTTTACAAAAATAtcggtacagttatgggacccattatccagaatgctcaggacctggggtttttcggaaaagggatctttccataatttggatctccataccttaaatctactaaaacattaaataaacccaataggagtgttttgcttccaataaggattaattgtattgtagttgggatcaagtacaaggtacaggtataggacccattatccagaatgctcgggaccaagggtattccggataaggggtctttccataatttggatctccataccttaagtctactaaaaaattaataaaacattaattaaacccaataggattgttttgcatccaataaggattatttatatcttagttgggatcaattacaaggtactgttttatttctacataaaaaaaggaaatcagttttaaaattctgaattattttcttataatggagtctatgggagacaggctttc
The sequence above is a segment of the Xenopus tropicalis strain Nigerian chromosome 7, UCB_Xtro_10.0, whole genome shotgun sequence genome. Coding sequences within it:
- the sc5d gene encoding lathosterol oxidase; translation: MDLVVNAADYHFFTPYVYPASWSEDDPFRQLISLFVITNLGALVIYFVFGGLCYYFVFDHSLMKHPQFLENQVWREIMFSVKSMPWISVPTVALFFAEVRGYSRLYDDIYSSPYGWFGVIFSMFSFLFFTDMCIYWIHRFLHHKLFYKRFHKPHHLWKVTTPFASHAFHPVDGFMQSLPYHIYPFIFPLHKVTYLGLYVFVNIWTVSIHDGDYRVPKFLEHIINGAAHHTDHHLFFDYNYGQYFTLWDKIGGSYKNPSSFEGNGPHTLCKKLEEEKQNPQKALSSEKKRM